The DNA segment GAGTTGTTCCGGGCAGCCCTCGAGACCTCGGCGGCACGCCTCGCCCACGCGGTCGGCGTGGTCACCGAGACCGTCCTCGCCGAACGGTCACCGCGACCGGTCCTGGTCTCCCTGGCCCGCGCCGGCACCCCCGTCGGCATCCTGATACGCCGCTGGGCCCAGCACCGGCACCAGCTCGACCTCCCGCACTACGCCGTCTCCATCGTGCGCGGCCGGGGCATCGACGCCAACGCGCTGCGCTGGCTGGCGGAGCACCACGACCCCCGGGACATCGTCTTCGTGGACGGCTGGACCGGCAAGGGCGCCATTACCCGCGAACTCGCCCAGGCTGTCGAGGAGTTCGAGAAGGCTCACGGGGTCACCGGCTTCGACCCGGAGATCGCGGTCCTGGCCGACCCCGGCTCCTGCGTACGGACGTACGGCACCCGTGAGGACTACCTGATCCCGTCCGCCTGCCTCAACTCGACCGTCTCCGGCCTCATCTCACGCACCGTGCTGCGCGCCGACCTGGTCGGTCCCGACGACTTCCACGGCGCCAAGTTCTACCGCGAACTCGCCGGAGCGGACGCCTCGGTGGCCTTCCTGGACGCCGTCCGCGCCCGCTTCCCCGAGGTCACGGACGCCGCCTGCGCCCGGGCCAAGGAGCTGCTCGCCGCCGACCGCACCCCCACCTGGGAGGGCTGGGCCGCGGTCGAACGCATCAGTGAGGAGTACGGCATCCACGACGTGAACCTCGTCAAACCCGGCGTCGGCGAGACCACCCGCGTCCTGCTGCGCCGGGTGCCGTGGAAGATCCTCGCGCGCGCCGGAGCGGGCCACGACCTCGACCACGTACGGCTGCTGGCCGAGCAGCGGGGCGTCCCCGTAGAGGAGGTCGCCGACCTCCCGTACACCTGCGTCGGCCTGATCCACCCCCGGTACACGCGCGGCGCGACCGGTGTTGACGGGCACGCGGTGACGCCCTGATGACCGTCCTCGTCGCCAGCGACCTCGACCGCACCCTCATCTACTCCGCCAACGCCCTCGCCTTGACCGGGCCCGACACCGATGCCCCGCGCCTGCTGTGCGTGGAGGTCTACGAGAGCCGTCCGCTGTCCTACATGACGGAGACCGCCGCCGGGCTCCTGGCCGAACTCGGCGACGCCACCGTGTTCGTACCCACCACCACCCGCACCCGCGAGCAGTACCGGCGCGTCAGCCTCCCCGGCCCCGCCCCGGCGTACGCGATCTGCGCCAACGGCGGCCACCTCCTGGTCGACGGCGAGACCGACCACGACTGGCACGCCCGGGTGAGTGCCCGCCTCGCCGCCGAGTGCGCCCCGCTGGCCGAGGTGCGGGCCCACCTGGAGCAGACCGCCGACCCGGCCTGGACACGCAAGCACCGCGTCGCCGAGGACCTCTTCGCCTACCTGGTCGTCGAGCGCGGACTGCTGCCCGAGGAGTGGGTGAAGGAACTCGCCGTCTGGGCGCAGAACCGCGGCTGGACGGTCTCCCTGCAGGGCCGCAAGATCTACGCCGTACCGGGACCGCTCACCAAGAGCGCGGCCATGCGCGAGGTCGCCCGCCGCACCGGCGCCGACCTCGCCCTCGCCGCCGGGGACTCGCTCCTCGACGCCGACCTGCTCCTCACCGCCGACCGGGGATGGCGTCCCGGGCACGGCGAACTGGCCGACGCCGACTGGACGGCCCCGGGCATCACCGCGCTCCCCGAGCGCGGGGTCACGGCCGGGGAGCGGATCCTGCGGGAGTTCCTGGGGGTGGCGCGGTCGGCCCGGTGAGGCGGCTTCAGCCGGCGCGTTCCCGGCGGGCCGGGCCGTACCGGTCGGCGGGGCCGTCCCCCTCGGGGGAGTCCGACGTCCATACCTCTTCCGGGCCCGCCCGCCGGTCTCGCCGCCTGCGGCCGGCGCCCGGCCGCAGCATCCGCGTGACGAAGAACGCGAGCACCGCCAGCGCGGCCAGGCCGAGGACCACCTTGGAGTAGCCCGACACGATGGCCGTGACCTGCTGCCAGTTCTCGCCCAGCGCGTAGCCCGCGAGGACGAAGACGGTGTTCCAGATGGCACTGCCCAGCGTGGTCAGGCCGAGGAACACGGACAGCCGCATGCGCTCCACGCCGGCCGGCACCGAGATCAGCGAGCGGAAGATCGGGATCATCCGGCCGAAGAACACCGCCTTGGTCCCGTGCCGCAGGAACCACGCCTCGGTCTTCTCGATGTCCGAGACCTTCACCAGCGGCAGCCGCCCCGCGATCGCCACCGTCCGCTCCCGGCCGAGCAGCGCACCCACGCCGTACAGGGCGAGCGCGCCGATCACCGAACCGGCCGTCGTCCACAGCAGCACCGCGAGCAGACCCATCCGGCCACTGCTCGCGGCGAACCCGGCCATCGGCAGGATCACCTCGCTCGGCAGCGGCGGAAAGAGGTTCTCCAGCGCGATGGCGAGCCCCGCCCCCGGCGCGCCCATGGCGTCCATGAGGTCGTTGACCCACTGGGGTCCGGCTTCCCCGCCCGCCGCGGCGGACACGCTGTGCGCTGCGATGGCTGTCATGCGGGCCACCGTACAAACGCGTAGCTGAAGAGAACCTGAGGAAGATCCCGGAGGCTGCCGGGGCGGTCCGGCGCGGAGGCCGTCAGCCGCAGCAGCCTCCGCCGCAGCAGCCGCCCCCGCCGCCCCCGCGGGGAGCGGCGGCCGGTGCGGAGGCGGCACCGCCCACGGCGACCGTGGACAGCAGCTTCACGGTGTCGTCGTGTCCTGCAGGGCAGTCGGCCGGGGCGGAGGACTCCGCCATGGGACGGCTCAGTTCGAAGGTGTCGCCGCAGGTCCGGCAGCGGTACTCGTAGCGAGGCATGAGCACAGGCTAACCGGCCGACGGCGGGTTGCGGCCGGTCACGGGGGAGCGGGGCGGCCGGATGCGTACCGCTCAGCCGGCGGAGCCGCCCCGGTCCTCGCGGATCAGGGTCACCACCTGCGCCACCGACCGGCGGACCGCTTCCGTCTCCGTCAGGAAGTGCCAGTAGTCGGGATGGCGTTCCTCCAGCCCGGCGACGGCCCGCTCCAGCCGGGCCACGGCGCTGTCCAGCGGGTGGGCGTGGCGCGGGTCGGGGGTGTGACGGCCGGCCATGGCCAGGCGCTGGGCGTCCCGGATGGCGAAACGGGTGCGCTCGATCTCCTGCTCCGGGTCCTTCTGCACGGCATTCAGCCGGTGCAGCCGGTCCCCGGCGGCGGACACGGCCTCGTCGGTCGTGTTCAGCAGAGCCCGTACGGTCGACAGCAGAACGGTGGTGTCCGCCCAGCGCTGCTCGTCGCGTGCGGTGCCCGCCTCGGCGAGCCTGCTCTCGGCCTGCCGCACGTTCTCGGTGGCCACGTCGGGAACGCCCTGGAGGTCCTGCCAGCAGGCGACGGCGAAGCGCCGGCGCAGCTCGCTGAGCACCGGTTCCACCTGCTCGCTGCGGGTGGTGAGAGCCTGGGCGCGGGTGCGCAGGGAGACCAGCCGGCGGCCGGTCTCGGCGGCCAGTTCCGGCAGCCGGTCGGCTTCCGCGCGAATGGCCTCGGCCTGGCGGATGACCTGTTCGGTCCGCTCCAGGGTCTGCGGCACGCCGTGCTGCCCGGCGCCCTGGTTCAGCTTGGTCAGCTCCGGGGAGAGCGCGGCGAGCCGGGCGGCGAGGTCGTCGGCCCGCAGCCCGGACGCGCGGGCGGCGTCCAGCGCGTTCGACGCGGCGAGCAGCGCCTGACGGGCCCGCTCTACGGCGGGGGCGAGCCGGGCCAGCTGGGTCTCGGCCTTGTCGAGGAGGGGGCCGAGCCCGTCGGTGAAGCGGTCCAGTTCCCGCTTGACCCGGTCCAGTTCGCCCTTGGCGGCGGTCAGTTCGGTGCGGGCCCGGGAGGCGACGGAGGCCTCCAGGCCGTCGCGGTCGAGATCATGGGCGTCGACGGCGGCGATGTAGGTGTGGCTGGCCTCGTCGATCCGGCGGCCGAGCGCCTCGAAGTCGGCGACGGCGCGACGGGCGGCGGGAGAACTGTCGACGGCGGTGATCGTCTCTATGGAGATCCGCAGGTCCCGCTGGGCGGTGTCCAGCTCGTAGAACGCGGCCGCCGCCGCGTCCTTGGCGTCCTGCGCCTCGGCCCGCTGGTTCTCGGCCCGCCCGCCGAACCAGCGCCGGGTGCCGCCGCCGGCGAACGCGGCGGGCAGGACCAGTGCCGCCACCAGCGGCAGGACCGTCAGCGCGAACGTGGCACGGAGCGGACCGGCGGCCCGGCCCCGGGAGACAGGGTCCCGGGACGGAAGACCACGCATGCGGCGCACGCGTGGTCCCGACGGCGAGTACGGCTGCCCTGGTATCGCCGTCACATCCCTCTCCCGTCGTACTGTCGTTCGCCTGCCCGATGGCCATTGTCCCACCGGTCAGGGACGAACACACGGGTCGTTCGGTTCGCCGTACGGACCGTGATGCTCCCGTCGCCGGTGCGGACGTCGGCCAGAGGGGAACTGGTGTCGTCGCGCGGCACCGGCACCTTCTCTGCGCCGTCACCGGTCCCGGTCGTCACCCGGTAGGTGGCCCGGGGCAGTTCGACGGTGACGGAACCGTCGCCGGTGCGGGACTCCACCAGGTCGGGGACGGTGCTCAGTTCCAGGCGGACCGAGCCGTCGCCGGTCCGGGCGCGCACCGTGCGGGAGGCGACCTCGGCCCGCACCGACCCGTCGACGGTCCGCACGTCCAGGGGACCGGTGGTTTCGGTGACGTGCACGGAGCCGTCCCCGGTACGGATGTCCCGCGCGTCACGGAAGCCCCGGGCGCGCACACTGCCGTCGCCCTCCTCGACCTTCACGGCGGCTTTGCGGGGGAGCTCGATACGGTGCTTGGCCGAGCAGCCGGCGACGATGCCGGAGCACTTGATCCGCGGCTTCAGCCGGTCGCCCTCCAGTGACCAGGCGGCCTCCGGGTCCGTGCCGAGGGCGACGGCGCCCTGGAACCACCGGGCGACCTCGATCCTCCCCGACGGGCTGCGGTCCGTGGCGACGGTCGGGCGCGGAGGCGTCGGAGTCGACGGTGAGGGTGCTGCCGGGCAGGCCGGAGGACCGGCGGTCGGGGCCGGTGTCGTCCGAGGCCGCCGCCCCGCAGGCCGTCAGCCCGCCGACGAGCACCACGGCGGCCCCGCCCAGGGCGACCGCACGCGACCGCACGCCACGGGAGGAGCCGGTGGGGGTGCGGGTCGTGCCGGTGGTGTCGGACGTGCGGGTCATGACGGTCTCCCCCGGGATGGACGGTCGCGCTTTCCGGCGCTCTTCGGCCGTGCGGAAACGGGCCCCGCCCGGGGATCCGGGCCGCTACCGGAACCGAGGTGGGGTTGTCCCCAGCACGGCCCCCGCACAGGCCCCCGGGAAGAACCCGGAGGCGACCCGGAAGGAATGCCGCCCGGACGGATCGCGGCAGGACCCGGGAGCCCGGATCGTTCCCCGGGCCATGTAGGGTGTCGATTCGGCCCGGGCGCTGCGCCCGGGGCCCGGGTGCGTAGCTCAGGGGTAGAGCGCCTGCCTTACAAGCAGGATGTCGGCGGTTCGAAACCGTCCGCGCCCACCGGTACCAGGGTCCTTCGGAACTTCTCCGGAGGGCCCTGTGCCGTTCGCACCGGGAACGCCCCTAAGGGGACGGCTCCCTCCCGCCCGGCGGCGGTGTCCCGTGCGCGTGCTTCAGCCGGGAGCGGGCCTGGACGCGGTCGACGCCGGCCAGGTCCGCCCAGTACCGGTGGGTGCTGACGAACACCACCAGCTCGTGCTCCCGGCGCCGGAGTTTCTCCACCTCGGCCTGCTCGTCGTCCGTCCAGCCGGGTGAGGCGGGGCGCTCCACCAGGCGCCAGCCGGTGTCGTCGCTGAACCCGTCGAGAGGTTCCACCGACCAGGGAAGCCGTCTCAACAGGGCCGACAGCTCTGCCTGGACCTGACGCAGCTCCTCCTGACCGGCGAGGAGGTCACTTGGAAAGTCATAGGTCGCAGCCACGCGCTAATGATACGCCTGTTCGATTTTGGGTGGCGAGTCAACCAGGGGGTCGCCTCGGCCGGTTCACCCGATCGGGCAAGTCCCGGAACGCGGTCGTCCGGCATGGCTTTCAGGGCCCCTCGGGGTGAGACTGGGGGCATGTGCCGGAGTATCAAGACCCTGCGTCCGCCCGCGTTGTCCGAGGAGGCCACCGAGGACGAGATCAGGGCCGCGGCCCTGCAGTACGTGAGGAAGGTGTCCGGCTTCCGGGCGCCGGCCGCCCACAACCGTGAGGTCTTCGACCGGGCCGTGGACGCGGTCGTCGAGGCCACGGCCGACCTGCTGGACGGCCTGGAGGTGCGCGGCGCGAGCACCGGCGTGGTGGAGAGGCGGGACGGATAGGCGGGGCAGGCGGGGCGGACGACGCGGCGGGCGGTGAGGAGGGCGGTGAGGGCCGCTGCCCGCGCTACGACGCCTTCGCCGGCTGGGCGACGACGCCCGCGCCGGGCATCGGCCGCCTGCGCATCAGGTAGGCCGCCCCCGCACCCGCCCCGAACAGCGCGGCGACCGACACCGCGGTGGCGAGCCAGGTCGCGCCCAGCCAGTGGGCGCCGAGGTAGCCGAGGGCCACGCTGTAGGCGGCCCAGGACAGCCCGGCCAGCGCCGACCAGGGGAGGAAGTCGCGGGCCCGGCGCCGGGCGGCTCCCGCGCCGAGCGAGACCAGCGAGCGGCCGGCCGGGGCGAAACGGGCGAGGACGACCAGACCTCCGCCGCCCCGGGCCAGCGCGCCGCCGAGACGTTCCTGCGCGCCGGTCAGCCGTCTGGACCGGGCGAGCGCCCGGTCCAGGCGGTCACCGCAGCGCCAGGCGAGACGGTAGGCGACCAGGTCGCCCAGGACGGAGGCGGTGGCGGCGCACAGCGTCAGGATCAGGATGCCGGGCACGTCGGTCGCGGTGCCCGCGGCGGCGGCCGTGGCCGCGGCGATCACGAGGACCCCGCTCGGCAGCACCGGCAGGAACACGTCGAGCAGGACCGAGAGGGCCACCACCGCATAGACCCATGGGCTGCCGATCAGCGACCCGAAACTCTCCACCCGGACTCCCCGTTGCTCCTCCGTCGGCCAGACCGTGCCGCGGTGTCGCGGGGGGAGCGGCAGGAGAATGACTGTTGACAGTCACTGAGAGTACGCCGGGCAGATGACGGAAAGGTCACGAAGGGTTCGTGCGTGCGGCACCGGGAGTTCGCGTTCCCCTGCGGCCTCCGTTCGCGAACTCCCCCTCCGGCACCGGACGGTGCTCTCCCCGGGGCGTGAGAACCGGGGAGAGCACCGTGGGGGCGGGGGCGGGGGCGGGGGTGGGGGCCCGCGGAAGGTCAGGCCGTCACCGGGGTCCGCTCGGCCGTGTGCTGCTCCACGGTCCGTGTCCGGGCGCGGCGGGTGAACAGGCGGTCCAGGCCGAAGGCGCCGGAGCCGGTGAACACCAGCAGGAGCATGGCCCAGCAGTACAGGGCCGCGCCCTCGCCGTTGTTCTGGATCGGCCACAGGGCCTCAGGCTGGTGCACCTTGAAGTAGGCGTAGGCCATCGCGCCCGACGATATGAACGCGGCGGCACGGGTGCCCAGTCCGAGCAGGACGAGGCTGCCGCCGACGAGCTCGATCACCGCCGCGTACCAGGTGGGCCAGGCACCGGTCCCGGCGGTGCCGCCGCTGCCGTCCGTGCCGCCGAGCACGCCGAACAGGGCGACGGCGCCGTGGCAGGCGAAGAGCAGGCCGACGACGATGCGGAAGAGGCCGAGGGCGTACGGCTGGGCGCTGTTGAGACGTTCGGGCATGTGGGGGGTCTCCTTCGGTAGGCCGTCCCGGAACGGGCCGGTCCGGGACGGGAGCCGAGCCGAGAACCCACGTTAGGTGCCCCCCCTTATGCTTGCAAGTTCAACATTTGGCCACGGGGTGCCGTGGAAAACGGAGGGCCGGCCGCCTGCTGCCGCACGTGA comes from the Streptomyces sp. KMM 9044 genome and includes:
- a CDS encoding DedA family protein; amino-acid sequence: MESFGSLIGSPWVYAVVALSVLLDVFLPVLPSGVLVIAAATAAAAGTATDVPGILILTLCAATASVLGDLVAYRLAWRCGDRLDRALARSRRLTGAQERLGGALARGGGGLVVLARFAPAGRSLVSLGAGAARRRARDFLPWSALAGLSWAAYSVALGYLGAHWLGATWLATAVSVAALFGAGAGAAYLMRRRPMPGAGVVAQPAKAS
- a CDS encoding HAD family hydrolase, which produces MTVLVASDLDRTLIYSANALALTGPDTDAPRLLCVEVYESRPLSYMTETAAGLLAELGDATVFVPTTTRTREQYRRVSLPGPAPAYAICANGGHLLVDGETDHDWHARVSARLAAECAPLAEVRAHLEQTADPAWTRKHRVAEDLFAYLVVERGLLPEEWVKELAVWAQNRGWTVSLQGRKIYAVPGPLTKSAAMREVARRTGADLALAAGDSLLDADLLLTADRGWRPGHGELADADWTAPGITALPERGVTAGERILREFLGVARSAR
- a CDS encoding DUF2277 domain-containing protein, translating into MCRSIKTLRPPALSEEATEDEIRAAALQYVRKVSGFRAPAAHNREVFDRAVDAVVEATADLLDGLEVRGASTGVVERRDG
- a CDS encoding DedA family protein; amino-acid sequence: MTAIAAHSVSAAAGGEAGPQWVNDLMDAMGAPGAGLAIALENLFPPLPSEVILPMAGFAASSGRMGLLAVLLWTTAGSVIGALALYGVGALLGRERTVAIAGRLPLVKVSDIEKTEAWFLRHGTKAVFFGRMIPIFRSLISVPAGVERMRLSVFLGLTTLGSAIWNTVFVLAGYALGENWQQVTAIVSGYSKVVLGLAALAVLAFFVTRMLRPGAGRRRRDRRAGPEEVWTSDSPEGDGPADRYGPARRERAG
- a CDS encoding DoxX family protein, with translation MPERLNSAQPYALGLFRIVVGLLFACHGAVALFGVLGGTDGSGGTAGTGAWPTWYAAVIELVGGSLVLLGLGTRAAAFISSGAMAYAYFKVHQPEALWPIQNNGEGAALYCWAMLLLVFTGSGAFGLDRLFTRRARTRTVEQHTAERTPVTA
- a CDS encoding FmdB family zinc ribbon protein, with amino-acid sequence MPRYEYRCRTCGDTFELSRPMAESSAPADCPAGHDDTVKLLSTVAVGGAASAPAAAPRGGGGGGCCGGGCCG